The following DNA comes from Hymenobacter siberiensis.
CACGGACTCGTCATCGAGCTTGCCGGGCCAGTCGAGGTACAGCCAGTCGTCGGCGTAGCTGTAGGAGATGGTGAGGCTGGGGGTATCGTGAAGAATGCGCTGGGCCGACAGAAAATCACTAAGCGGGTATACGGCACCACCCACGCAGCATTGGGGCGAGGGGCAATGAGGTTTGTTAAGCAAAGATGCACACTGGTTGATGCACTGTGGCCAGTAACCCCCAGGAACTGGCAGCCAGCCGGTGCCAGTTCTGTGATTGCTGACTACTTATGACTGACTACCTGCTAAGCAGGTCCGCGCATTGCCGCGCAATCTCCAACTCTTCGGCCGTTGGAATAACCAGGATTTTTACCCGGCTTTCCGGCCGGTTCAACTCCCGTAGGCCGGGCAGGCGCTGCTGGTTTTTATCCTCGTCCAGGGTGAGCCCGAAAAACTCCATATTTTCACAGACCCGCGTGCGAACCAGCGCATCGTTTTCGCCTACGCCCGCCGTGAAAACAATGGCATCCAGTCCGTTGAGTACGGCTGCATAGGCCCCGATGTACTGACGAATGCGGTAGGCGTATACGTCGTAGGCCAGCGCGGCACGAGCATCGCCGGCGGCCAGCGCCGCGCCGATGTCGCGCATGTCGTTGGAGCCGGCCAGGCCCAGCATGCCGCTTTCCTTGTTGAGCAGGGTGTTCACTTGCTCCGTGGTGTAGCCCAGCGGCCCCAGCAGGTACAGCAGCACCGAAGGGTCGATATCCCCCGAGCGGGTGCCCATCACCAGGCCCGCCAACGGGCTGAAGCCCATGGTTGTATCTAGTGACTGCCCGCCCCGCACGGCGGCCATGCTGCACCCGTTGCCCAGGTGAATGGTGATGAGCCGGGCATCGGGCTTTTGGAGGTAAGCGGCAGCCTGCGCGGCCACGTACTGGTGGCTGGTGCCGTGAAAGCCGTACTTGCGGATGCGCTGCTCGGTGTAGAGGGCCGTGGGCAGAGCGTAGCGAAACGCGTGTTCGGGCAGGGTCTGGTGAAACGCCGTATCGAACACCGCTACTTGCCGGGCCTGCGCAAACACGCGCTCGGCCACCTCAATGCCCACATAGTTGGCCGGATTGTGCAGCGGGGCCAGCGCAAACAGCCGCTTGATTTCGACCTTCACCGCGGCCGTGATGCGCGTGGCTGCCGCGTAGGTTTCGCCCCCGTGCACCACCCGGTGGCCGACTATCGCAATGTCGGCCGGGTCTGCAATAATGCCGCCGGGCGCGGCCGTGAGCAGGCGCACCACTTCGTGCAGGCCCGCTTCGTGGTCGGCCAGCGGCAGGGTTAGCTTGGTTTCGGCCGGCGGGTTGGCGGGGGCCTGCAGGTCGAAAACCTGGTGGGTAATGGTGGCCTGCGCCGAGCCGACGCGCTCCACCAGTCCGCTGCACACGGGCCGCTCGGCCGGCCAGCGAAACAGCTGATACTTAATGGAGCTGCTGCCGGAATTGAGAACGAAAATGTTCACTATTAATCAATTATGAATTTGAAATCGCTGAGCAGTGCCACATCATGCTGAGCGAAGCATAACGTTTGAGTAATTGGGATTAGCTCGCATAATCAAATCAGCCCTGCTGGCTTTGAATGGCGGTAATAACAACGGTATTGAATACATCGTCCACGGTGCAGCCCCGGCTCAGGTCGTTCACCGGCTTGTTCAGGCCCTGCAGGACCGGGCCAATGGCCAGCGCGCCGGTTTCGCGCTGCACGGCTTTGTAGGTGTTGTTGCCGGTGTTCAAATCGGGGAAGATGAACACGCTGGCCTGACCGGCCACTTCCGAATCGGGTAGTTTCAGGCGGCCCACGAGCGGGTCTACGGCCGCGTCGTACTGAATGGGGCCTTCCACTTTCAGGTCGGGGCGGCGCTGGCGCACCAGCTCGGTGGCTTGGCGCACCTTCTCTACATCAGCCCCCGCGCCGGAGGTGCCCGACGAATACGAGAGCATGGCCACCCGGGGCTCGATGCCAAAGACCGCGCTGCTATCGGCCGAGGAAATGGCGATTTCGGCCAGCTGCTCGGCGGTGGGGTTGGGATTCACGGCGCAGTCGCCGAACACCGCCACGCGGTCGGGCAGGCACATGAAAAATACCGACGACACCACCGACACGCCGGGCTTGGTTTTGATGAACTGCAGCGCCGGCCGGATGGTGTGCTGCGTGGTGTGCACCGCCCCCGAAACCATGCCGTCGGCATCGCCCATATACACCATCATCGAGCCGAAGTACGACACGTCGCGCAGCAGGTCGCGGGCCATGTCGTGGTTCATACCCTTGTCCTTGCGCAGCTCGTAAAATGTCTCCACGTAGCCGGCGTACAGGGCCGAGTTCACCGGGTCGATGATGCGCAGGTGCTCGGGTGGCATGGTGAGGCCCAGACGCTTGATGGCGGCGGCCACCGTGGCCGGGTCACCCAGAATGGTGAGGTCCACCACGTTCTGGTGCAACAGCAGGGCGGCGGCCCGCAGAATGCGGTCGTCGTTGCCCTCGGGCAGCACGATGTGGCGGCGCGAGCGCCGGGCCCATTGCAGGAGCCGGTACTGGAACATGTGGGGCGTGAGCCCCTCGGACTGGAAGCTGACCAGCTTTTCCCGCAGCGCCGACACGTCCACGTAACGGTCGAAGGTGCTGATAGCCAGCTGAATTTTCCGGGGATTGTCGGGAGTGAGGCGCGAGCGGATGGCGCTCACCCGCGTGGTGGTTTCGAAGGTGCCAGTGGCTACGGCCAGAATGGGTACGGTATCGGGCAGGCCCTCCAGCAGCAACCGCACGGGCTCGTCGGGCTCCGTGCCGGTGGAGAGCACAATGCCCGCCACCTTGGGGTAATTGGCCGACAAATCCGCCTGCAGGGCGCACACGATGATGTCGCCCCGGTCGCCAGGCGTCACAATCAGCACATTCTCCTTGAGGTAGTTGAGGAAGTTGGGCACCTGCATAGCCCCAATCACGTAGTTATCGACCTGGTTGCCCAGGCCCGCCTCCCCAAACAGCAGCTTGCCCCCCAGCCCAGCCTGGATTTCGCGCATGGTCGGGTGCAGCAGGTTTGGGTAGTCGGGGATGATGGCGAGCAGCACTTCGGCCGGCAGCTGGTCGCGCAGCAGCGCCTGCACATCGGCCACCTGGGCCGGGGCAATGCGGTTGGCCACCACTTGCAGCACGGGCACCTCGCGGCTCTCAAAGTTGCGCAGCGTGGTGAGCACGGCGCTCACGACCTGGGCCGTGCTCTTGCCCTGCCCCGACACCACCAGGATAACGGGCACGCCCAGGTTTTTGGCAATCGAGACGTTGGCGTCGAACTCAAACGCCGTGCCCGGCCCCACGAAGTCGCTGCCCTCCACCACCGTGAAATCACAGGTGTCTTCCCAGTACTTAAACCGGCGAATCACGGTGTCAATCAGCTCGCCCTGCGCGCCGGTTTCCATTAGTGCCAGAGCCTCGGCGCGGGTGTAGGCATAGGTATCGGCTGCGGGCAACGGCAGCTTGAAGTAGCTGCTGATGGTGGCCAGGCGCGGGTCGGGCTCCTGGGCGGGGTCATAGTCGATGAGCGGCTTAAAGTAGCCCACCTGTCGCGTTTGGCCCAGCAGCATATTTACCAGCCCCAGCGTAATCAGCGATTTTCCGCTGTAGGGCTCGGCGGCGGCAATGAAAACAGCTTTCGTCATGCTTACCTAACGCAGTCCTGCCTGCATCCGTTGACCAATGGCTGAGCTTATGCTGTAACAACTGCATTTTTTAATTAGGTCATGCTATATTTTCCGCTCTCTGAACGCCCCCTCGCTGAGCGGCTTTGCGTCCAGGCGGTGAAGCTGGTAAAACACCGCCACGAAGAAGAGAAAGAAGATAAAGTCGTTGAGCCCGTAAACCGAGTAGAACACGCCGGCGAACAAGTCCCTGGCGTACACGGCGCCCACCTCGTGGGTCGTAATCCAACGGAACCAGACCACGGCGTACACCAGCTTTTCGACCACGAATGCGCCCACGGCCCACTTCACGTACTGGTAGCGGGTAGCCACGGCCAGAAAAACCAGCCCCCAGACGGCAATCATCAGCAAGCCAAAATTGGACATGACTACCGGGTCGGTTTCCGGAATAACCGCATTCGTGAAAGCCCGCGACAGGAACAGCACGGCCAGAATATTGACCAGTCCGGCGGCAATGAATCCGTTGCGGATAAAAGTATTACGCATGCTTGGTGGGTTCGTTTTCTCAGAAAGGAAGCCGACAATGGCATCGACACAGACGAGCAGCAGGCTCAATCCTGGCGGCTATACGGAAAACATGAACACGGGGGGCAGCGCGTCGCAGTCGCTCGCCAACGGCCGACTGCGCAAGTCCTGAAAGAAATAGTTTTGAAGCAGACGCCGACAGTGCGGCCAGCTTGCCGGGCCTTTTGCCGGTTTGGTACCGAACTCCCTCCCGCAAAGGGACGGATTTACCTACAAGGCTTCAACGCAGCTCTTACCCGAACTTCCGGCCAGCGCCTGGCAGCCTGGCGAACGGGGAAAAATTGGCCGCCGCCGCCGACACTTTGGTGTCCTTGCGGGCGGCGGCTAAAATTCGGGGTATGGCCGCGCGGGTCCTCAAATCTTAAGGGCCAGCTCCTCGGCGGCCAGGGCGGCAGCCGGCACCGGGTCCGAAACGTTTTCCGGAGCCACGCGCTGCAGCTCCAGCGGGCGGTGGGGCTGAATGGTGAGGGGCACCAGCTCCACGGCCACGTCGCTGGTGTCCAGGCCAAAGGCTTGCTGGTCGCTGATGGCCAGCTTGTTGAACAGGAAGTAGCCTTGCAGGATAATCCGTTCCTTCAACGACAGCTGGTTGTCGAAGCTGAGCACTTTGTCGAGCACCACGAAGCGGAAGTCGCCGGGCATGCGGTGCTTTTGCAGCGTGGCATAGCGCGAGGTGATGTCGATTTCGCCCTTGCCGGCCATGTCCTCCAGCACGCGCCGGAACAGCAGGTTGATGCGCGGCTGAATGCGGAAGCCCAGCTGGAAGTTGATTTTGT
Coding sequences within:
- a CDS encoding acetate/propionate family kinase — protein: MNIFVLNSGSSSIKYQLFRWPAERPVCSGLVERVGSAQATITHQVFDLQAPANPPAETKLTLPLADHEAGLHEVVRLLTAAPGGIIADPADIAIVGHRVVHGGETYAAATRITAAVKVEIKRLFALAPLHNPANYVGIEVAERVFAQARQVAVFDTAFHQTLPEHAFRYALPTALYTEQRIRKYGFHGTSHQYVAAQAAAYLQKPDARLITIHLGNGCSMAAVRGGQSLDTTMGFSPLAGLVMGTRSGDIDPSVLLYLLGPLGYTTEQVNTLLNKESGMLGLAGSNDMRDIGAALAAGDARAALAYDVYAYRIRQYIGAYAAVLNGLDAIVFTAGVGENDALVRTRVCENMEFFGLTLDEDKNQQRLPGLRELNRPESRVKILVIPTAEELEIARQCADLLSR
- the pta gene encoding phosphate acetyltransferase, which gives rise to MTKAVFIAAAEPYSGKSLITLGLVNMLLGQTRQVGYFKPLIDYDPAQEPDPRLATISSYFKLPLPAADTYAYTRAEALALMETGAQGELIDTVIRRFKYWEDTCDFTVVEGSDFVGPGTAFEFDANVSIAKNLGVPVILVVSGQGKSTAQVVSAVLTTLRNFESREVPVLQVVANRIAPAQVADVQALLRDQLPAEVLLAIIPDYPNLLHPTMREIQAGLGGKLLFGEAGLGNQVDNYVIGAMQVPNFLNYLKENVLIVTPGDRGDIIVCALQADLSANYPKVAGIVLSTGTEPDEPVRLLLEGLPDTVPILAVATGTFETTTRVSAIRSRLTPDNPRKIQLAISTFDRYVDVSALREKLVSFQSEGLTPHMFQYRLLQWARRSRRHIVLPEGNDDRILRAAALLLHQNVVDLTILGDPATVAAAIKRLGLTMPPEHLRIIDPVNSALYAGYVETFYELRKDKGMNHDMARDLLRDVSYFGSMMVYMGDADGMVSGAVHTTQHTIRPALQFIKTKPGVSVVSSVFFMCLPDRVAVFGDCAVNPNPTAEQLAEIAISSADSSAVFGIEPRVAMLSYSSGTSGAGADVEKVRQATELVRQRRPDLKVEGPIQYDAAVDPLVGRLKLPDSEVAGQASVFIFPDLNTGNNTYKAVQRETGALAIGPVLQGLNKPVNDLSRGCTVDDVFNTVVITAIQSQQG